TGCTTCTTGTAAAGTAATAGCAGAATGAACTTTTAAACCCGATTTATCTATAAGCTCTTTCCCTTCAATTGCATTTGTACCTTGCAACCTTACAATAACGGGAATACTGATATTTCCTATTGATTTATATGCATCAACTACTCCCTGAGCAACACGGTCGCAACGAACAATGCCTCCGAAAATATTAAGTAAAATAGCCTTTACATTTTCATCTTTTAAAATAATTCTGAAACCGGCTTCAACAGTTTCGGCATTTGCGGTTCCTCCTACATCTAGAAAGTTTGCAGGCGAACCTCCTGACATTTTAATAATATCCATAGTTGCCATAGCGAGCCCTGCTCCGTTTACCATACAACCTACATTACCGTCAAGTTTAATAAAATTCAAATTATATTTGCCTGCTTCAACTTCTGCCGGATCTTCTTCCGTTAAATCTCTCATTGCTGCTAAATCTTTTTGTCTGAATAAAGCATTATCGTCAATATTAACTTTTGAATCAACTGCTAATATTTGATTATCCGAAGTTTTTAATACAGGATTTATTTCAAACATTGAAGCATCACTTTTATCATAAGCTTTGTATAATGAACTTACGAATTTCGTCATATCTTTAAAAGCATTTCCTTCCAAACCCAAGTTAAACGCAATTCTTCTTGCTTGAAACGGCAATAATCCTATTTTTGGGTCAATTTCTTCTTTATGAATAAGATGCGGAGTGTTTTCGGCAACTGTTTCAATATCCATGCCTCCTTCGGTTGAATACATAACAATATTTCGTCCGGTTGCACGGTTTAATAAAACACTCATATAATATTCGTTTGTTTCGCTTTCACCCGGATAATATACATCTTGTGCAATTAAAACTTTATTAACCTTTTTTCCTTCCGGTCCTGTTTGATGCGTAACTAATTGCATTCCTATTATATTACCGGCAATTTCTTTAATTTCATCCAAAGATTTTGCAAGCTTTACTCCGCCGCCTTTTCCTCTTCCGCCTGCATGTATTTGAGCTTTAACAACCCACCAGCTTGTTCCTGTTTGCTCTGTTAATTTTTTTGCTGCTTCAACAGCTTCCTCAGGTGTATCCGCAACAATTCCTTCTTGAATTTTGACACCAAAACTTTTAAGAAGTTCTTTACCTTGATATTCGTGTAAATTCATTACTTTTGTTTTATATTTTATTGAAAACCTTTATTTTTTAAAGTTCCAAATTTAGTTTTTTATTATAAATTAAAAAAACCGGATATATATTTTATAGCATATTAAATTTTATTTAAAGCTATAAATGATTTAATAACGAAAATAAATGCGAAAACTTTTAAACAGCGAATTAGGAAGAAAATCAATTGAAGAATTTAAAAAAACTGACAAAATTCCCGTAACTGTTATTTTGGATAATATCAGAAGTATGAATAATATCGGTTCGGTCTTCAGAACCTCTGATGCTTTTCTTATAGAAAAAATCATACTTTGCGGAATTACTGCAAAACCGCCTCATAATGATATTCGAAAAACAGCACTGGGTGCAACTGAAAGTATTAATTGGGAATATTTCAAAAAAACAGAATGTGCAATAAACAAGTTAAAATCAGACAATTATACAATACTATCTGTTGAGCAAACCGAGGGAAGCGTAATGTTGCAACATTTTAGTATTGAAAATAGTAAAAAATATGCAGTAATTTTCGGGAATGAAGTTAAAGGTGTGCAACAAAAAATTGTTGATATGAGTGATTATTGCATTGAAATTCCGCAGGAAGGAACAAAACATTCATTAAACATTTCTGTTAGTGCAGGTGTTGTTCTTTGGGACTTTTACAGAAAATTAAATTTAAAGTAAATGGCAGAAATAAATATTAACAAAATAAATAACTACTTTTTTATAGGAATTGCCGGAGACGGCATGAGTGCTATTGCACAATATTTATCAGGAACGGGTAAAAATGTTTCCGGTTCCGACAGACAATTTTCTTCAAATAACAAAATACAACGCCAAAAACAATTAGAAACGGAAGGAATTAAATGTTTTCCGCAAGATGCATCAGGTTTAACTGATAATATTGAGTTTGTAATTATATCAACAGCAATAGAACCCACCGTTCCTGAATATAAAAAAGCAACAGAAAGAAATATTCCGGTTGTTATGCGTTCCGATATTTTAGCTGCAATCAGCAAAACTAAAAAAACAATTGCCGTCAGCGGAACATCAGGCAAATCAACAGTTTCTGCTATGATTTATCATATTATGAATGAAACCGGATACAAACCGTCCTTAATTACCGGAGCCGGTTTAGTCAGTATTCAAGAGACAGGGAAAATAGGTAATGCCGTTGCCGGGAAGGGAGAATATTTGATTATTGAGGCAGATGAATCTGACGGTTCTTTAATAAAATATAAACCCGAAATCGGTATTGTTTTAAATATTGATAAAGACCATAAAGAGTTAAATGAACTTGAAGAGCTTTTTTCGATTTTTAAGCAAAACAGTAAAACATTAATTGTAAATAACGCTCAAACCAGAACGAAGAAATTTTCTGAAAACATCAAACAAGATTTCGGATATTCCGAAAACACAGGATATCAAATTAATAATTTCAAACAAAACGGATTTCAAATTGATTTTACTATTAATAATGTGCCGTTCTTAGTTCATCAAATTGGCAAACATAATGCTGAAAATGTTGCGGCAGCTGTTGCAGCTTGTACGTTAGCCGGAATTTCAGTTAAAAAGTGTGCAAATGCAATTAAATCATATAAAGGCATTTACCGACGACATCAAATCATAGCACAAGAAAACGGAAT
The sequence above is drawn from the Bacteroidales bacterium genome and encodes:
- the murC gene encoding UDP-N-acetylmuramate--L-alanine ligase, whose translation is MAEININKINNYFFIGIAGDGMSAIAQYLSGTGKNVSGSDRQFSSNNKIQRQKQLETEGIKCFPQDASGLTDNIEFVIISTAIEPTVPEYKKATERNIPVVMRSDILAAISKTKKTIAVSGTSGKSTVSAMIYHIMNETGYKPSLITGAGLVSIQETGKIGNAVAGKGEYLIIEADESDGSLIKYKPEIGIVLNIDKDHKELNELEELFSIFKQNSKTLIVNNAQTRTKKFSENIKQDFGYSENTGYQINNFKQNGFQIDFTINNVPFLVHQIGKHNAENVAAAVAACTLAGISVKKCANAIKSYKGIYRRHQIIAQENGITIIDDYAHNPAKLAASINACQFPESRLFVWFQPHGFTPTKFLRSEFVKEISNALRKDDEIWMSEIYYAGGTVSKDISSEDLINDINNNEKKAFYVKNRKDFPVKIKSKLKSGDIILLTGARDISLKEFAKFTETKIFE
- the sucC gene encoding ADP-forming succinate--CoA ligase subunit beta; the encoded protein is MNLHEYQGKELLKSFGVKIQEGIVADTPEEAVEAAKKLTEQTGTSWWVVKAQIHAGGRGKGGGVKLAKSLDEIKEIAGNIIGMQLVTHQTGPEGKKVNKVLIAQDVYYPGESETNEYYMSVLLNRATGRNIVMYSTEGGMDIETVAENTPHLIHKEEIDPKIGLLPFQARRIAFNLGLEGNAFKDMTKFVSSLYKAYDKSDASMFEINPVLKTSDNQILAVDSKVNIDDNALFRQKDLAAMRDLTEEDPAEVEAGKYNLNFIKLDGNVGCMVNGAGLAMATMDIIKMSGGSPANFLDVGGTANAETVEAGFRIILKDENVKAILLNIFGGIVRCDRVAQGVVDAYKSIGNISIPVIVRLQGTNAIEGKELIDKSGLKVHSAITLQEAADIVKKLV
- a CDS encoding RNA methyltransferase, coding for MRKLLNSELGRKSIEEFKKTDKIPVTVILDNIRSMNNIGSVFRTSDAFLIEKIILCGITAKPPHNDIRKTALGATESINWEYFKKTECAINKLKSDNYTILSVEQTEGSVMLQHFSIENSKKYAVIFGNEVKGVQQKIVDMSDYCIEIPQEGTKHSLNISVSAGVVLWDFYRKLNLK